In Aliidongia dinghuensis, one genomic interval encodes:
- a CDS encoding ATP-binding protein: MPFSTASHTAPGPEVRPDSVGAAFLYTDIEGSTRRWELAPEAMRAAMRRHDAILRAAVALHGGQVFKSRGDGLGVVFPTMRQALVAAIDAQRALVAEDWTDIGGLKVRMALHCGPVEPRDGDFFGPTLHRLARLIEVGYGEQILISDAARDALGGWLHPDVQLIDLGPHQLRDLIEPAWIYQVSAPDLPTGFSPLRSLSRALHNLPSQLTPLVGREQALTELRPLLERNRLVTLVGPGGIGKTRLAIQLGAEMQESFPDGIWLAEFAALNDASLLPNVIAKLFGIATDGNAPPLETVLVTLQRRRTLIILDNCEHLAAAMAEFAETLLRRCPEVRLLATSRERLGLIGESLFRVESLAVPPGDEELDETAADRWAALSLFADRARAVDRDFTVDATTVGAVAEICRRLDGIPLALELAAARLSVMSVAEVASGLTERFRIAGSDGRGLPARQRTLQATMDWSYGLLSAEERRAFRHMGVFAGAWTIDAAAWVLEGAGASSWQALDLIGALVDKSLIVAGKAGRERRFHLLETMRAYALDRLEAEGERIEAQTRHARYYLARMTDAEANWKDVATEPWLAAIEPHLDNIRAALDAALGGRIGRSIGLELAAASPLLWTETALQHEGRRWLELAGTPEAIPDHLRARLLLARARLAPYRDDAKRLPLAEEAVALFRRTDDRVGLGDALTVAGNAIMRFSRHEEAERELREAYDLLTAAGAGKLRGRCANSLGHLKLFANEVPAAKALYAEALSHAEAHGDSVGIFSARCNLAETEFALGEYANAIAQCRAYIDYCRAERRVHRLANGLANLAAYLLAVDDPIEARAAAREALIRAQETQSKFLVVISIEHLAVAGAVLSDLEKAARLLGFSDAHYRREGTRREPTEQLGFDRLTAQLKAALEPDELDRLLAEGAALDPRRAIDEALSL, from the coding sequence ATGCCGTTTTCCACCGCGTCACATACCGCCCCGGGGCCCGAGGTTCGGCCGGACAGCGTCGGTGCTGCCTTTCTTTACACCGACATCGAAGGCAGCACCCGTCGCTGGGAACTGGCACCCGAGGCCATGCGCGCCGCGATGCGCCGGCACGACGCGATCCTGCGCGCGGCGGTGGCCCTCCACGGCGGCCAGGTGTTCAAGTCGCGTGGCGACGGCCTGGGCGTGGTCTTCCCGACCATGCGGCAGGCGCTGGTCGCCGCCATAGACGCCCAGCGCGCGCTCGTCGCCGAGGACTGGACCGACATCGGCGGCCTCAAGGTCCGGATGGCGCTGCATTGCGGCCCGGTCGAGCCGCGCGACGGCGATTTCTTCGGCCCAACGCTGCACCGCCTCGCCCGGCTCATCGAGGTCGGATACGGCGAGCAGATCTTGATATCGGATGCGGCGCGTGACGCGTTGGGCGGCTGGCTGCACCCGGACGTCCAGCTGATCGACCTCGGGCCGCACCAGTTGCGCGACCTGATCGAGCCGGCCTGGATCTACCAGGTATCCGCCCCGGACCTGCCGACGGGCTTCAGCCCGCTCCGTTCGCTCAGCCGTGCGCTCCACAACCTGCCGTCTCAGCTGACGCCGCTCGTCGGGCGCGAACAGGCGCTGACCGAACTCCGGCCGCTACTCGAGCGCAACCGGCTCGTGACCCTGGTCGGCCCGGGCGGCATCGGCAAGACCCGCCTCGCCATCCAGCTGGGCGCCGAGATGCAGGAGAGCTTCCCCGACGGCATCTGGCTCGCCGAGTTCGCCGCGCTCAATGACGCGAGCCTGCTGCCGAACGTCATCGCCAAGCTGTTCGGCATCGCGACCGACGGCAACGCCCCGCCGCTCGAGACGGTGCTGGTAACCCTGCAGCGCCGCCGCACGCTCATCATCCTCGACAATTGCGAGCATCTGGCGGCCGCCATGGCCGAATTCGCCGAGACCCTGCTCAGACGCTGCCCGGAAGTCCGGCTGCTCGCGACCAGCCGGGAACGGCTGGGCCTGATCGGCGAGAGCCTGTTCCGTGTTGAAAGCCTGGCCGTGCCGCCCGGCGACGAGGAATTGGACGAGACGGCGGCAGATCGCTGGGCGGCCCTCAGCCTGTTCGCCGACCGGGCGCGCGCCGTCGACCGGGATTTCACCGTCGACGCGACAACGGTCGGCGCCGTCGCCGAGATCTGCCGGCGGCTGGATGGCATTCCCTTGGCGCTGGAGCTGGCCGCGGCCCGGCTGTCGGTCATGAGCGTCGCCGAGGTCGCGAGCGGCCTCACCGAGCGCTTCCGCATCGCCGGCAGCGACGGTCGCGGGCTGCCGGCCCGGCAGCGCACGCTGCAGGCGACGATGGACTGGAGCTACGGGCTGCTCTCCGCCGAGGAGCGGCGTGCGTTCCGCCACATGGGCGTCTTCGCCGGCGCCTGGACGATCGATGCCGCGGCATGGGTGCTGGAAGGCGCTGGCGCGTCCTCCTGGCAGGCGCTCGATCTCATCGGCGCGCTCGTCGACAAATCGCTGATCGTGGCCGGCAAAGCAGGCCGGGAGCGCCGCTTCCATCTGCTAGAAACCATGCGCGCTTACGCGCTCGACCGGCTGGAGGCCGAGGGCGAGCGGATCGAGGCGCAGACGCGTCATGCCCGCTATTATCTGGCGCGGATGACCGACGCGGAAGCGAACTGGAAGGATGTCGCGACGGAGCCCTGGCTCGCCGCGATCGAGCCGCATCTCGACAATATCCGCGCTGCCCTCGATGCCGCGCTCGGCGGCCGCATCGGCCGGTCGATCGGGCTCGAGCTCGCCGCCGCCTCGCCGCTGCTCTGGACCGAGACGGCGCTCCAGCACGAAGGGCGCCGTTGGCTCGAGCTGGCGGGCACGCCTGAAGCGATACCCGACCACCTGCGCGCCCGCCTGCTGCTCGCCCGCGCGCGCCTCGCCCCCTATCGCGACGACGCCAAGCGGCTGCCGCTCGCCGAGGAGGCCGTGGCGCTGTTCCGTCGGACGGATGACCGGGTCGGCCTCGGCGACGCGCTGACCGTCGCTGGCAACGCGATCATGCGGTTCAGCCGGCACGAGGAGGCCGAGCGCGAGCTGCGCGAGGCGTATGACCTGCTGACCGCGGCAGGTGCCGGGAAGCTGCGCGGCCGCTGCGCCAATTCGCTGGGCCACCTGAAACTGTTCGCGAACGAAGTGCCGGCGGCCAAGGCGCTCTATGCCGAGGCGCTCAGCCACGCCGAGGCGCATGGCGATTCGGTCGGCATCTTCAGCGCGCGCTGCAATCTCGCCGAAACCGAGTTCGCGCTCGGCGAATACGCAAACGCCATCGCGCAGTGCCGCGCCTATATCGACTATTGCCGGGCCGAGCGGCGCGTCCATCGCCTCGCCAACGGTCTTGCCAATCTCGCGGCCTACCTGCTGGCAGTCGACGATCCGATCGAGGCGCGCGCGGCCGCCCGCGAAGCGCTGATCCGTGCGCAGGAGACCCAGTCGAAGTTCCTGGTCGTGATCAGCATCGAGCATCTGGCGGTCGCCGGCGCCGTGCTGAGCGACCTCGAGAAGGCCGCCCGCCTCCTGGGATTCAGCGACGCCCATTATCGCCGCGAGGGCACGCGGCGCGAGCCAACCGAACAGCTGGGCTTCGATCGGCTGACCGCCCAGCTCAAGGCGGCCCTCGAGCCGGACGAGCTCGACCGGCTGCTGGCGGAGGGCGCCGCCCTCGACCCGCGCCGCGCCATCGACGAAGCGCTCAGCCTCTAA
- a CDS encoding Crp/Fnr family transcriptional regulator, with the protein MSTDELDQLIAVARIEEVRAKAPIFHKGAPGESMMAVVTGEVKISAPAADGREIVLAVMREGEVFGEVALLDGSDRTADATASTNCTLLVIHRRDFLPFLNAHPQVAIRLLRVVCQRLRRTTEQVEDLLFLNLPSRLAKKLLVLAGATEDRPRERTPIIRQSQREIGNLVGLSRESINKQLSRWQKDGVLTLRDGMILLDDLEALREIAAEV; encoded by the coding sequence TTGTCGACTGACGAACTCGATCAGTTGATTGCGGTCGCCCGGATCGAGGAGGTCCGTGCGAAAGCGCCGATCTTCCACAAGGGCGCGCCGGGCGAGAGCATGATGGCGGTGGTGACCGGCGAGGTGAAGATCAGCGCGCCGGCGGCCGATGGGCGCGAGATCGTGCTGGCCGTAATGCGCGAGGGCGAGGTGTTCGGCGAGGTGGCACTGCTCGACGGCTCCGACCGGACCGCGGATGCAACCGCGTCTACGAACTGCACCCTGCTGGTCATTCATCGGCGCGACTTCCTGCCGTTCCTCAACGCCCATCCCCAGGTCGCGATCCGGCTGCTGCGCGTGGTGTGCCAGCGTCTCCGGCGCACGACGGAACAGGTCGAGGATCTCCTGTTCCTGAACCTGCCGAGCCGGCTCGCGAAGAAGCTCCTGGTCCTGGCCGGCGCCACGGAAGATCGGCCGCGCGAACGGACCCCGATCATCCGGCAGTCGCAGCGGGAGATCGGCAATCTGGTCGGCCTGTCGCGTGAGAGCATCAACAAGCAGCTCTCGCGCTGGCAGAAAGACGGTGTTTTGACGCTGCGCGACGGCATGATCCTGCTCGACGATCTCGAGGCCCTGCGCGAGATCGCCGCCGAGGTGTGA
- a CDS encoding E22 family MetX-like putative esterase has product MRHGLMALGLAATVAGPAGAYDGLVEKQSFTYPGAFTTVGGATIAQVKVGYETLGKLDAAGSNAILIPHFFSGTSHFAGRYKADDKAPGYWDALVGPGKPLDTDKYFLISVDSLCNINVKDGIAVTTGPASIDPGTGKPYGSHFPEVQIRDFVTVQKALLDKLGVKKLHAVMGASMGSMQSYEWAASYPSMVERLIAVIPSAQADAYTIERVRHWGDIVKLDPNWKHGDYYGGPEPLDGLTMAFKVLSLDTLAPEWGAAQFGRKWADPAKDPAKSPDNLYAVETGADAAALSRAKAADAGNFVCLVRANELFTVGGKDDLAEGLKTVKAKTLLLPSHNDHLLFADATRHVRDLLDAQGTKVEYHELDGPLGHVNGVVGMGQAAAIVQKFLAE; this is encoded by the coding sequence ATGCGTCACGGGCTTATGGCACTCGGCCTTGCGGCCACCGTTGCTGGACCGGCTGGGGCCTACGATGGCCTGGTCGAAAAGCAGAGCTTCACCTATCCCGGCGCCTTCACGACCGTCGGCGGCGCCACGATCGCCCAAGTCAAGGTCGGTTACGAGACGCTCGGCAAGCTCGACGCGGCCGGCAGCAATGCGATCCTGATCCCGCATTTCTTTTCCGGCACCTCGCATTTCGCCGGCCGCTACAAGGCAGACGACAAGGCGCCCGGCTATTGGGATGCGCTCGTCGGGCCGGGCAAGCCGCTCGACACCGACAAGTATTTCCTCATCAGCGTCGACAGCCTGTGCAACATTAACGTGAAAGACGGCATCGCGGTCACGACCGGCCCGGCCTCGATCGACCCAGGCACCGGCAAGCCCTACGGCTCGCATTTTCCCGAGGTGCAGATCCGCGACTTCGTGACGGTGCAGAAGGCGCTGCTCGACAAGCTTGGCGTCAAGAAACTGCATGCCGTCATGGGCGCCTCCATGGGCTCGATGCAGAGCTATGAATGGGCGGCGTCATACCCGTCGATGGTCGAGCGATTGATCGCGGTCATCCCGTCGGCCCAGGCCGACGCCTACACGATCGAGCGGGTGCGCCACTGGGGCGACATCGTCAAGCTCGACCCGAACTGGAAGCACGGTGACTATTACGGCGGGCCGGAGCCGCTCGACGGCCTGACCATGGCTTTCAAGGTGCTTTCGCTCGACACGCTTGCGCCTGAATGGGGGGCGGCCCAGTTCGGGCGCAAATGGGCCGATCCGGCCAAGGACCCGGCCAAATCGCCGGACAATCTCTATGCGGTTGAAACGGGGGCCGATGCCGCGGCGCTGTCGCGCGCCAAGGCGGCCGACGCCGGCAACTTCGTGTGCCTGGTCCGCGCGAACGAGCTCTTCACGGTCGGCGGCAAGGACGATCTGGCCGAAGGCTTGAAGACGGTCAAGGCCAAGACCCTGCTGCTGCCGTCGCACAACGACCACCTGCTGTTCGCCGACGCGACACGCCATGTCCGCGACTTGCTGGATGCGCAGGGGACCAAGGTCGAGTACCACGAGCTCGACGGTCCTCTGGGCCATGTGAACGGCGTCGTCGGCATGGGCCAGGCGGCCGCGATCGTGCAGAAGTTCCTGGCGGAGTAG